Below is a genomic region from Candidatus Binatia bacterium.
CAGGCTGAGGTTGGGGTCGGAGACCTTGACGTACCGCAACGTCTGCCGAATTGAGTCGCGACCAGCGTGGGTCTCCGCCGTACGTTGACTGTCCATGTCACGATCGTCCCACTTGCCCTCTAGCATCTGCTCGAAATGGCGAGAAGAGCCGGGCCGGTTTCTCCTCCGCTATCACCGCGACCGTCACCCGCCTTGACGTAACCGCGGGGCAGGCAGATGGTGGGGAGAACGCATCAACAACCAGCTTTCTGCCCCGATCTCGCAAGAGAGCTGCAGGAGTTCATCGTGGCGCAACACACCAACAGACTCATCCACGAAACCAGTCCGTATCTGCGGCAGCACGCCCACAATCCCGTCGACTGGCACACGTGGGGCGAGGAAGCACTGGGGCAGGCGCGGCGCGACAACAAGCCGATTCTCCTCAGCGTCGGCTACTCGGCCTGCCACTGGTGTCACGTGATGGAACACGAGTCGTTTGAAGATGAAGAGATCGCGCGCCTGATGAACGAGAACTTCATCAACATCAAGGTGGATCGTGAGGAGCGGCCCGACATCGACCATATCTATATGAACGCGGTGCAGATGCTCACCGGCCGTGGTGGCTGGCCCCTGACCGTGTTCCTCACGTCGGATGGCAAACCATTCTATGGCGGGACCTATTTCCCACCCGAGGATCGGCACGGCATGCCTGGCTTCCGTCGCCTGCTCATCGCCATGGCACAGGCCTATCGTGACAAGCCGGATGACGTGCAGAAGAGCATCGCGCAGTTGATGACGGCGTTCGAACGGATCGAGGCGCAGCCGCCTTCCGAGCCTCCACTCGACGCCGGCCTGGTGGGGAACGCCGCCGCCAACCTGGCGCGTTTGTACGACGAAAACTACGGCGGGCTCGGACACGCGCCGAAGTTCCCCAACACGTCGGCGCTGGAGCTTTTCTTGCGCGCCTACCGCAACAACGGAGAGCAGCGCTACCGCGACATGGTCCTCCACACGCTGCGGCGGATGGCGCAGGGTGGCATCTATGACCAGCTGGGCGGCGGCTTCCACCGCTACTCGGTCGATGAACGCTGGTTGGTGCCGCACTTCGAGAAGATGCTCTACGACAACGCGCAACTGGTGCCGTTGTACCTGGCCGCTTATCAGCTCAGTGGCGACCGATTCTTCGCCGACATCGCCCGCGACACCTTGCAGTACGTCTGCCGTGAAATGCGTCATCCCGCCGGCGGTTTCTACTCGACCCAGGACGCGGACAGCGAAGGCGTCGAGGGAAAGTCCTTCCTCTGGGACGTCTCCGAGGTGCGCCGGATCCTCGGGGCGGAGCTGGCCGAGGTCACTTGCCGCTACTGGGACATCTCGGCAGCCGGCAACTTCGAACATCGCAACATCTTGCACGTCGCCCTGGAGGAGGAAGCGCTCGCGAAACTGTTCCGGCGTGACGTCGATGCGATCCGAGCGCTCCTCAAAGACAGCCGCGAACGGCTGTTCACCGCCCGCGAGCAGCGGGTGAAACCCAACTTGGACGACAAGATCCTGACCTCGTGGAACGGCTTGATGATCAGCGCCTTCGCCAAGGCGGAAGAAGTGTTCGGTGACGGGCGCTGCCGCCAGGTTGCCCTCGAAGCCGTCGGCTTCATCGAGGCCAATC
It encodes:
- a CDS encoding thioredoxin domain-containing protein, producing the protein MAQHTNRLIHETSPYLRQHAHNPVDWHTWGEEALGQARRDNKPILLSVGYSACHWCHVMEHESFEDEEIARLMNENFINIKVDREERPDIDHIYMNAVQMLTGRGGWPLTVFLTSDGKPFYGGTYFPPEDRHGMPGFRRLLIAMAQAYRDKPDDVQKSIAQLMTAFERIEAQPPSEPPLDAGLVGNAAANLARLYDENYGGLGHAPKFPNTSALELFLRAYRNNGEQRYRDMVLHTLRRMAQGGIYDQLGGGFHRYSVDERWLVPHFEKMLYDNAQLVPLYLAAYQLSGDRFFADIARDTLQYVCREMRHPAGGFYSTQDADSEGVEGKSFLWDVSEVRRILGAELAEVTCRYWDISAAGNFEHRNILHVALEEEALAKLFRRDVDAIRALLKDSRERLFTAREQRVKPNLDDKILTSWNGLMISAFAKAEEVFGDGRCRQVALEAVGFIEANLQRGDRLLSTYKDGVAKLNGYLDDYAFFVAALLDVFEVVQDRRYLDKAVVLVDSMIAHFSDSQSAGFFFTSDDHETLIVRSKLVFDGSIPSGNSVAARDLLRLYHYTGKTGYLERAEALLRLNAGQMREQPFGCSNLLCAVDFYVQKPREIVIVGEPKRPETEALLQHVRETYIPNRTLTLVDPARGDDLPSLLQGRGQIDGKPTVYVCHNMACAAPVTTWPDVEPLLHG